Proteins co-encoded in one Prunus persica cultivar Lovell chromosome G6, Prunus_persica_NCBIv2, whole genome shotgun sequence genomic window:
- the LOC18774552 gene encoding uncharacterized protein LOC18774552 isoform X1, producing the protein MSSGDRKKAVLYHQLQQLRAATNSNALNKASIIVDASNYIKELKQKVDTLRQGVGTSTAPNPSPAQVTVETLERGFLINVLSDKNSPGLLVSILEAFEELGLDVLDARVSCSDTFQLEAVGGENQGQADSIDAHVVKQAVLQAIQNWSQSSEQD; encoded by the exons ATGAGTTCCGGGGACCGAAAGAAAGCAGTTCTTTATCATCAATTGCAACAACTTCGGGCTGCCACCAATTCCAATGCT CTGAACAAAGCTTCAATTATTGTTGATGCATCCAATTATATCAAGGAGTTGAAGCAAAAAGTGGACACACTCAGGCAAGGCGTTGGAACTTCGACTGCCCCAAATCCTTCACCAGCG CAGGTTACAGTGGAAACCTTAGAAAGGGGTTTCCTTATTAATGTGTTGTCGGACAAGAACTCCCCGGGTTTGCTCGTCTCTATTCTCGAAGCCTTTGAGGAGCTGGGCCTCGATGTTCTTGATGCTAGGGTTTCTTGTTCAGACACCTTCCAACTAGAAGCAGTCGGAGGAGAA AACCAGGGGCAAGCGGATAGTATAGATGCTCACGTGGTGAAACAAGCAGTCTTGCAAGCTATTCAGAACTGGAGCCAAAGCAGTGAGCAAGATTGA
- the LOC18774552 gene encoding uncharacterized protein LOC18774552 isoform X2 has translation MSSGDRKKAVLYHQLQQLRAATNSNALNKASIIVDASNYIKELKQKVDTLRQGVGTSTAPNPSPAVTVETLERGFLINVLSDKNSPGLLVSILEAFEELGLDVLDARVSCSDTFQLEAVGGENQGQADSIDAHVVKQAVLQAIQNWSQSSEQD, from the exons ATGAGTTCCGGGGACCGAAAGAAAGCAGTTCTTTATCATCAATTGCAACAACTTCGGGCTGCCACCAATTCCAATGCT CTGAACAAAGCTTCAATTATTGTTGATGCATCCAATTATATCAAGGAGTTGAAGCAAAAAGTGGACACACTCAGGCAAGGCGTTGGAACTTCGACTGCCCCAAATCCTTCACCAGCG GTTACAGTGGAAACCTTAGAAAGGGGTTTCCTTATTAATGTGTTGTCGGACAAGAACTCCCCGGGTTTGCTCGTCTCTATTCTCGAAGCCTTTGAGGAGCTGGGCCTCGATGTTCTTGATGCTAGGGTTTCTTGTTCAGACACCTTCCAACTAGAAGCAGTCGGAGGAGAA AACCAGGGGCAAGCGGATAGTATAGATGCTCACGTGGTGAAACAAGCAGTCTTGCAAGCTATTCAGAACTGGAGCCAAAGCAGTGAGCAAGATTGA
- the LOC18774869 gene encoding cationic peroxidase 1, producing the protein MGSYHAGSCTATKIKISFSLFLLLVGVASAQLSPTFYSTSCPNALSTIKSAVASAVSSEARMGASLLRLHFHDCFVNGCDASVLLDDTASLTGEKTAGPNANSLRGFDVIDTIKTQLESLCPKVVSCADILTVAARDSIVALGGPTYTVPLGRRDATTASLSAANSNIPGPQLNLAALISAFSNKGFTAREMVALSGSHTIGQARCTTFRNRLYNEANINASFATSVKSQCPSSGGDNTLSPLDVTSPTSFDNAYYRNLVSQKGLLHSDQQLYSGGSTNTIVDAYISNTGTFRADFANAMKKMGNLSPLTGTNGQIRTNCRKIN; encoded by the exons ATGGGCTCCTACCATGCAGGCTCATGCACTgccacaaaaattaaaatctcattttcattattcttGCTTCTTGTTGGAGTAGCTTCAGCTCAATTGTCCCCTACTTTCTATTCAACATCTTGCCCCAACGCCCTGTCCACCATAAAATCAGCTGTGGCCTCAGCTGTGTCCAGCGAGGCTCGCATGGGAGCTTCCTTGCTCCGTCTTCATTTCCATGATTGCTTTGTTAAT GGATGTGATGCTTCGGTTCTGTTGGACGACACAGCCAGTTTGACAGGAGAGAAAACGGCAGGTCCCAATGCTAATTCTTTGAGGGGTTTTGATGTCATCGACACCATTAAAACCCAATTGGAGAGCCTTTGCCCCAAGGTGGTCTCTTGTGCTGACATCTTGACCGTTGCCGCCAGAGACTCTATTGTTGCA TTGGGTGGACCGACCTACACAGTGCCATTAGGCAGAAGAGATGCAACCACCGCAAGCTTAAGTGCTGCCAATTCCAACATACCTGGTCCCCAATTGAACCTGGCTGCCCTCATTTCTGCTTTCTCAAACAAAGGCTTCACCGCCAGGGAAATGGTGGCTCTCTCAG GATCTCACACCATTGGCCAAGCTAGGTGCACAACATTTCGGAATAGACTTTATAACGAAGCCAACATAAACGCGTCATTTGCGACATCCGTGAAATCACAGTGTCCAAGCAGTGGAGGCGACAACACACTTTCCCCACTTGATGTCACAAGCCCAACCTCTTTCGACAACGCTTACTACAGGAACCTGGTGAGCCAGAAGGGTTTGTTGCACTCAGACCAGCAGCTCTATAGTGGTGGGTCCACCAACACCATAGTCGATGCTTACATCAGCAATACTGGGACTTTCAGGGCAGATTTTGCCAATGCTATGAAGAAGATGGGAAACCTTAGCCCTCTCACGGGCACCAATGGTCAGATTAGGACCAATTGTAGAAAGATTAACTAG
- the LOC18775135 gene encoding uncharacterized protein LOC18775135 translates to MLNNGNPELPQKSQDENKFFSRLLSKESSIANPSFKVYYGGLAGSVPFIWESQPGTPKHTFSDDPIPPLTPPPSYYSNSFQKPTKKHSRSNLLHTLFPKISLNKKTHVPSSPSSSLFCSSDSSMHVPVSTRKFHGRRSRFSSRSSSFDSTGDFEEEEDAGSPTSTLCFRFSRVTSGGNRGCH, encoded by the coding sequence ATGTTGAACAATGGCAACCCTGAGCTTCCTCAAAAATCCCAAGATGAAAACAAGTTCTTCTCTAGGCTTCTGTCCAAGGAAAGCTCCATAGCCAATCCATCTTTCAAGGTCTACTATGGAGGCCTGGCTGGTAGTGTTCCATTCATCTGGGAATCTCAGCCTGGCACCCCAAAACACACATTTAGTGATGACCCAATTCCTCCTCTCACTCCTCCTCCATCGTACTATTCAAATTCCTTccaaaaaccaaccaaaaagcACTCAAGATCCAATCTTTTACACACCCTTTTCCCAAAAATAAGTCTCAATAAGAAAACCCATGTAccatcttctccttcttcatcATTGTTTTGTTCATCAGATTCATCTATGCATGTGCCAGTGAGCACAAGGAAGTTCCATGGAAGGAGAAGCCGGTTTTCGAGCAGAAGCTCATCGTTTGACTCCACGGGAGACtttgaggaagaggaggatgCTGGCTCGCCTACTTCAACATTGTGCTTTCGATTCAGCAGAGTGACCAGTGGAGGCAACCGAGGCTGTCATTAA